The Candidatus Dormiibacterota bacterium nucleotide sequence GCCTCGTCGCCTGCCCGCGGTGTGAGTGCCGCCGGCGTGGCATCAGCGAGGTGGCGGGAGACCTCGTCGGTCATTGCCTGCGCTGTGGCGAGATCCTCGAGTCGCCCCTGGAGGTGGAGAGCCTCCTGGTGGCGCGTGCCCGCGACGAGCGGGTCCTGCGGGTCCACGCCGCCTCCTCGACGGCGACCTAGCCTATTTCCTCCTCGCTGGGACCGCGAGAGCCTGTCTCGCGGTCTCCGGCGGGGGCAAACGGCACGGCACGGTCGTCCGACCCCTCGCGCCCGGTACGATCTCCGGCGTGCCGGGCATGTCCGAGGTCTCCGTGACCACCGCCGACCGCCTTCGCGCCGAGGGTCATCGCATCCTCGACGTCCGCGAGGACGACGAGTACGCGGCCGGACACATCGCCGGAGCCGTCCACGTGCCGCTGATGCAGATCCCGGCACGCGCCGCCGAGCTCGACCGCGAGGCCGAGTGGCTGGCCGTCTGCCGGGTCGGCGGGCGCAGCCTCCAGGCCACCGCCTATCTCGCCCGGCTGGGACTGCGGGTCAGCAACGTCGAGGGGGGCATGGAGGCCTGGGCGCATGCCGGCCTGCCCTTCGAGAGCGCCGCGGGCGGCCCCGGCCGGGTGATCTAGCGTCCTCCGGCCGGGGCCGCCTGACCCTCGTGGACTAGCGGTTGTGGGCGGCGGGAACCTCGCCGCGCCAGGCGCCGGTCTCCGAGCCGC carries:
- a CDS encoding rhodanese-like domain-containing protein; translation: MSEVSVTTADRLRAEGHRILDVREDDEYAAGHIAGAVHVPLMQIPARAAELDREAEWLAVCRVGGRSLQATAYLARLGLRVSNVEGGMEAWAHAGLPFESAAGGPGRVI